From the genome of Rathayibacter sp. VKM Ac-2804:
CCAAACCAGCACCACACTGCGAACGGGCAGGTCAAGGGCGGACGATGACTCCCATGGAACAGACAGGGAAGACCCCGCGCGCACCGAAGCTGCGATTCATCGCGCTCGCGGCCGTCGCCGGCATCGTCGTCGCGGGCGTGCTGCTCGCGATCGCCGAGCTCGTCGCGCTCGTCGTCGCGAAGAACGCCAGCCCCGTGCTCGCCCTCGGGGCGTTCGTGGTCGACATCGTCCCGCGCCCGCTCAAGGAGTTCGCGATCGAGACGTTCGGCGCGAACGACAAGATCTTCCTGCTCGCGGGCATCGGCGTCGCCGTCCTGGTGGCCGCCGCCCTCGCCGGCGTGCTGCAGCTGATCCGCCCGCCGCTCGGCCAGATCCTGCTCGTGATCGCCGGCGGCCTGTCGATCGCCGCGATCGTCACCCGCACCGGAGCGACCGCGCTCTCCGCGGTGCCCACCCTCGTCGGCCTCGTCGTCGCCATGATCGTGATGCACCTCACCGTCTCGCGCCTGCGCCGCTGGCGCGCCGCCTCCACCGCCGAGAAGACCGGTGCCGCGCCCGCCGCCCGCCCGGTCGGCATCGAGCGCCGCGGCTTCTTCCGCGTCACCCTGATCGCCGCCGTCGGCGCCGCCGTGATCGGCGCCGGGGCCCGCGCCGTGAGCGCCGCCACCTCGTCGCTCGCCAGCGTCCGCGACGCCCTGCGCCTGCCCAGCCCGCGCAGCACCGTGTCGGTGCCCGCCGGCGCCGACCTCGGGATCGACGGCCTCACCCCGCTCTACACGCCCAACGCCGACTTCTACCGCGTCGACACTGCGCTGACCGTGCCCTCGATCGACCCCTCCACCTGGTCGCTGAAGATCTCCGGCATGGTCGACCAGGAGGTCACGATGTCGCTGCAGGACATCTTCGACATGGGCCTGGACGAGTACGGCATCACCATGACCTGCGTCTCGTACCAGGTCGGCGGCGACCTCGTCGGCAACGCCAAGTGGCTCGGCGTCCCGCTCCGCGACGTGCTGAAGAAGGCCGGCGTGCAGAGCGGCGCCGACATGCTGCTCTCCACCAGCGTCGACGGCTACACCGCCAGCACCCCGCTCTCCGCCGTCACCGACGAGAACCTCGACGCGATCCTCGCCGTCGGCATGAACGGCGAGGCGCTGCCCTTCGAGCACGGCTTCCCGGTGCGGATGGTCGTCCCCGGCCTCTACGGCTACGTCTCCGCCACCAAGTGGCTGACCGAGCTGAAGGTCACGACCTTCGCCGCCGACGAGGCCTACTGGACCCCGCGCGGCTACGACGCCGAGGCCCCGATCAAGATGTCCTCGCGCATCGACACTCCGCGCATCGACGCCGCGATCCCTGCCGGAGCGACCAAGATCGCCGGAGTGGCGTGGGCGCAGACCACCGGCGTCGCCAAGGTCGAGGTCAGCATCGACGACGGCGACTGGCAGGAGGCGACGCTGTCGACCGCGGTCAACCTCGACACCTGGGTGCAGTGGTACGTCGACTGGGAGGCCGAGACCGGCGCCCACTACGTCGCGGTCCGCGCCACCGACGCCGACGGCATGCTCCAGATCGAGGACCGCGCCGGCGTCGCCCCGAACGGCTCCTCCGGCTGGCAGCGCACCCTCGTCCGCGTCAGCTGACGCCGAACCGGATCTCGACAGGCGCTCGGCGAGCGCTCCTCGATCGGCATGATTGCGCGAACGGACCCGCGATGGGCTTCGAGCGCTGAGCAGCGCCCCGCACGGGTCCGCTCGAAGGCACCGCTGCGGGCGAGTGGACCCGCAGCGGGCCCTGCACCTCTGCTGCACCCCGCCCCGCGTCCAGTCGTCCCTCGCCCGCGCCACGCCCTCGCCCGCTCGATCAGCAGGATCGCCCCATGCTGGTCGAGGAGCCGCGCAGCGGCGTATCGAGACCCGCCGGCTCAGGGGCGGAAGGTGGCCGCGTGGTGCTCGGGGGCGAGGTGAGGCCCGGTGCCGAGCATGCGCTCGCGGAAGGTGGCGCCGGTGGGCTCGGGGTCGAGGCGGCCGCGGCGGCGCAGCTCGGGCTGCACGAGCTCGATGAAGTCGCGCATCGAGGCGAGGCCGAAGACGGCCTCGAGCATGATGCCGTCGAGGTCGGTCTCGTCCATCATCCGCTCGAGCTCGTCGGCGACCTCGACCGGGTCGCCGGTGATCGCGAAGCCGCGGGTGCCCTTGCCCTTCAGCTCGTCGAGGATCTCGCGCACGGTCGGCACGGTGCCGTCCGGGCGGGTGAGGAAGCGGTCGATGTTGCTGGTGCCCATCTGGCCCGCCTGGCCGTCGAGGACCAGCTGCTCGGCGAGCGTCCGGTCGAGGTCGTAGGCCAGAAGATCCACGCCGGTGTTGCCGGCGTAGTAGTGCGCGGCCAGCTCATCCGTCTGCAGGGCGTCGAACTCGGCGCGCAGCTGCGCCGCCTCCGCCGAGGTCGGCGCGACGACGATCGTCACGCCCACCATCACCTTGATCGACGCCGGATCGCGGCCGTTCTCCGCGGCCCGGCGGCGGATGTCCACGATGTCCGCCGTGACCTTGCCGTACGTCGAGCCCTGCACGAACACGCACTCGGCGTTCTTCGCCGCGAAGGCGCGGCCCACCGGCGAGGTCCCGGCCTGGAAGAGCAGCGGCGAGCGCTGCGGCGACGGCGGCAGCGTGTGGTACCCGTGCGAGCGGTAGAACTCGCCCTCGTAGGCCACCGGCCGGATCCTCTCCGGGTCGGCGAAGACGTTGCGCTCGTGGTCGAGCACGATGACGTCGTCGTCGTTGCCGCCCTCCCAGAAGGAGAAGGCGACGTCGACGTACTCCTGCGCGGCGCGGTAGCGCTCGTCGTGCGGGACCATCGCGGACTGGCCGAGCATCGCGGCCATCGTGTTCTGCGAGGCGCCGGTG
Proteins encoded in this window:
- a CDS encoding molybdopterin-dependent oxidoreductase encodes the protein MEQTGKTPRAPKLRFIALAAVAGIVVAGVLLAIAELVALVVAKNASPVLALGAFVVDIVPRPLKEFAIETFGANDKIFLLAGIGVAVLVAAALAGVLQLIRPPLGQILLVIAGGLSIAAIVTRTGATALSAVPTLVGLVVAMIVMHLTVSRLRRWRAASTAEKTGAAPAARPVGIERRGFFRVTLIAAVGAAVIGAGARAVSAATSSLASVRDALRLPSPRSTVSVPAGADLGIDGLTPLYTPNADFYRVDTALTVPSIDPSTWSLKISGMVDQEVTMSLQDIFDMGLDEYGITMTCVSYQVGGDLVGNAKWLGVPLRDVLKKAGVQSGADMLLSTSVDGYTASTPLSAVTDENLDAILAVGMNGEALPFEHGFPVRMVVPGLYGYVSATKWLTELKVTTFAADEAYWTPRGYDAEAPIKMSSRIDTPRIDAAIPAGATKIAGVAWAQTTGVAKVEVSIDDGDWQEATLSTAVNLDTWVQWYVDWEAETGAHYVAVRATDADGMLQIEDRAGVAPNGSSGWQRTLVRVS
- a CDS encoding NtaA/DmoA family FMN-dependent monooxygenase (This protein belongs to a clade of FMN-dependent monooxygenases, within a broader family of flavin-dependent oxidoreductases, the luciferase-like monooxygenase (LMM) family, some of whose members use coenzyme F420 rather than FMN.), whose translation is MQKRIVLGVFEAGTPHVGGTISWSHPRSRDGDFRDIDYWQRMARLLDDAGFDFLFFAGGSFGYSSRRGELSDVLVEAGMTFALDGAYLIPALAVGTERLNFVVTSTTGADHPLHAVRKFSTLDHVTRGRIGWNIVTGASQNTMAAMLGQSAMVPHDERYRAAQEYVDVAFSFWEGGNDDDVIVLDHERNVFADPERIRPVAYEGEFYRSHGYHTLPPSPQRSPLLFQAGTSPVGRAFAAKNAECVFVQGSTYGKVTADIVDIRRRAAENGRDPASIKVMVGVTIVVAPTSAEAAQLRAEFDALQTDELAAHYYAGNTGVDLLAYDLDRTLAEQLVLDGQAGQMGTSNIDRFLTRPDGTVPTVREILDELKGKGTRGFAITGDPVEVADELERMMDETDLDGIMLEAVFGLASMRDFIELVQPELRRRGRLDPEPTGATFRERMLGTGPHLAPEHHAATFRP